The Chryseobacterium glaciei DNA window ACAACAGAGCCAATAACCTTTACAAAGACAGCGTTTTCTCGCTGGAACAATTACAGAATACAAGAACATCATTAGAAGTTGCCCAAAAATCAAAACAGGCGACTGCATTCAACGAGCGGTACACCAAGATATACGCCGTTTCTGATGGATTTGTTGCCAAGAAAATAGCCAATGAAGGCGAAATTATCAGTGGCGGAATGCCTGTATTTTTAACTAATTCCACTCAAAAGAATAATAGCTATTTGTTAAAAGTGGGTGTAACCGACCGTGAATGGGCAGCAATCAAGATGGGACAATCTGCAAAAGTAACGCTTGACGGTTATCCCGATTATACATTTGAAGCTACAGTTTTCAGAAAATTACAGGCTGCGGACAGAGAAATAGGCTCATTTCAGATAGAATTAAAATTGAAACTTGACCAGGTCATTCCTGCGGTAGGAATGTTTGGAAAAGCGGAAATAAAAACAGAACAGACCGAAAAATCAATAGTTGTTCCTTACAATGCCCTTGTAGAAGCAGACGGAGAACAAGCGTTTGTATTTACACCAACCGGTAAGAACAGAGTTAAGAAGGTTCCCGTAAGCATCTTAAAATTTGACAATCAAAATGTCTTTCTTAAAGAAAAACCTTTAGGAATTGATAAGATCGTCATTTCTAACAGCGCTTACCTCAATGAACAATCTATTATTAAAATCATCAAGTAATTATGAAGATCACGAATTTCTCCGTTAAAAATTATCAGTTTACGCTGATCATATTTGTTCTGGTAGCTGTGGTAGGTATCCTGACGCTGTTCACGATGCCAAGATCAGAAGACCCGACGACAGATCCGCCACAATACCTGATCACTGTCATCTATCCGGGTACAAGTCCGAAAGATATGGAAGAACAGGTGGTGAAACCTATTGAAAACAAGATATATGGACTTGAAAATATCGATAAGATACTCACCACTGTTGAAGATGGTGTAGCTGCCATACAGGTCAAGTTCAAATACGGCGTTGATGTAGACAACAAATATCAGGAGATCTCAACAGAGATCAATGCGCTGAAGAACAGTGAACTTCCTAAAGATATTTATCTGATCAAAACTGAAAAAATATCGTCTTCAGATGTCAAGATATTGCAAGTGGCTTTGGTCTCCAATACGGTTTCAGGCAAAACACTGAGAGATAAAGCCGATCAGTTAAAAACGCAGCTTGAAAAGATCACCAATCTAAAGGAAGTAAAATATGCGGGAATTCCTGAACAGGAAATAAGGATTGATCTGCAGTTGGATAAACTGGCGCAGCTAAAAATCCCATTGAACCTTGTAATGGGAAGCCTCCAAAGTGAAGCTGCTGATATTCCCGGGGGAAGTATCAACCTTGAAAGTAAGGTTTTCAATGTAAAAACGAGCGGAAAATTTAAGAATGTAGAAGACGTTTCCAATACGGTCATCTACAACGCAAACGGTAAAATCGTTTACCTGAAGGATGTGGCAAAAGTCAGTTATAAAGATGGTACTGTCAATCACATCACACGACTGAACGGTAACCGATGTATTTTGGTAACCGCAGCAATGAAAGACAATGTAAACATCAGCAAGGTAAAAGACGAATACACTCCTATACTTGAAGCGTACAATAAAACCTTGCCGGAAAACATCAAAATGGTTAAGAATTTTGATCAGGCAGATATGGTTTCGAAACGTTTAGGACACTTGGGTTTTGACTTTGCTTTAGCGATACTTTTAGTGGTAATCACTTTACTGCCTTTGGGATTCAGAGCTTCCATTATTGTGATGATTTCTATACCATTATCTCTTGCTTTGGGATTGATTACGATGAATCTTATGGGCTATTCCCTCAATCAGCTGAGCATTGTTGGTTTGGTAGTAGCACTGGGACTGTTAGTGGATGACAGTATTGTAGTCGTTGAAAATATTGAACGATGGCTGCGGGAAGGTCATTCCAGAAAAGATGCCATCCTGAAAGGAACCAAACAGATCGGTGTTGCTGTGGTTGGATGTACCGCTACTTTGGTCATTGCATTTTTGCCATTAGCTTTTTTACCTGATATTGCCGGTGAATTTATCCGCAGTCTTCCTATGGCGGTAATGACAAGTGTGCTGGCATCAATGATTGTTGCATTGACTTTAGTTCCATTTTTAGGAAGTAAAATATTAAAGACACATACCCACGGTGAAGGAAATTTTTTCCTAAAAAATCTACAGAAATTTTTAAGTTATTCTTACAAAGGCATTATGCCAATCGCTTTAAAATGGCCAAAAGTAACAATAGGAATTTCAATTGGGTTGAGTGTATTGGCATTTTTTCTTTTTTCTTTAGCAGGTTTCAAACTATTTCCCACTTCTGAAAAACCAATGTTTTTAGTAAATATCAAAATGCCTCTGCAAGCTGATATTCCTGAAAGTGACCGTGTCACCAAACTTATTGAAAAAGAACTGAAGAAGGAGAAAGAGATCGTTTATTACACCGCAAACGTTGGTAAAGGAAACCCACAAATTTATTATAATGTACATCAACAAGATATAAAGCCTGACTTTGCCCAGATTTTTGTTCAGATGGATGAAGAGGCTAGTCCTGATACAAAGAAAGAATTAATAAAAAAGCTTCGAAACAAATTTTCAGATTTCCCCTACGCAAGGATTGAAGTTAAGGATTTCGAACAGGGAACTCCAATAGAAGCCAATATTGTCGTGAGAGTCTTCGGCGAAAATCAGGATACTTTGCGATCGATTTCATTTAAAGTGGAAGAACTTTTGCGAAAACATCCCGGAACATTTTACATCAATAATGAACTGAATGTTTATAAATCTGATATCAAAATAAAAATTGATAAAGAAAAAGCTCGAACATTAGGCGTGATGACGAGTGATGTAGATAAAGTAATCCGTATGGCTGTTGCTGGATTAAATGTGGGTGATTATATTGATGATAGAGGTGATTCCAGAAATGTGGTCATTACCCTTCCCCGGGAAAAGTTTTCAAACTTAAATGCACTTAAAAATTTATATGTCAATAATATTCAGGGTATCCCTGTACAAATTGACCAGATAGCAACCATCGGCTTTGAGAAATCCCCTACCGCTATCAATCATTTTAATAAATCTCGATTTGTTAAAGTTACCTCATTGACAAAGGATGGTGTATTAGCAAATGACATATTAAAAGATATTGTTCCGCAACTAGACAAAATGAAACTACCCGCAGGATATTCCTATAAACTGGCAGGAGAAAAAGAATCTGAAGGCGATACCTTGGGAGGGAATTTTCTTTCCGTCATTATCCTAAGTGCATTTCTTTTTGTAGCCGTTTTACTACTTCAGTTCAAAACATTCAAAGGAATCATTATCGTATTGTCCATCATCCCATTGGGAATTCTAGGTGGTGTTGTTTTACTGCTACTCACAGGAAATCCAATGTCATTGGTATCTATTATTGGTTTTATAGGTTTATCCGGGATTCAGGTCAAAAACTCTCTGTTATTGGTTGATTTTACAAACCAGCTTAGGCTTGAGGGTCACAGTATCGATGAAGCGATAAACATCGCTGGCGAAACACGTTTTCTGCCCGTAGTTTTGACTTCAATTACTGCCATTTGTGGGCTCTTGCCAATTGCATTAAACCCAAATCCATTAATCGCACCACTCGCCATCGTATTGATTGGAGGTTTAATAAGCTCCACTATATTGTCAAGAATCGTAACACCCGTGATGTACAAATTGATTCCTCCACAGCTGGACGAAAAAATATAATTATCTAAAAACAAAATTAAAGACTTGTAGCAAAATCACACAACTTGTTTGTAGAGAAACACATTAACTAAACAATCAAAATTAAATATTATGAAAATTAAAAACGTCACAGTATTTGGATCCGGTGTACTCGGTGCACAGATTGCATTTCACACAGCTTATCACGGATATAATGTTACATTATTTGATATCAGTGATGAATTGTTGAAAAATGCCAAACTAAAGTTTGAGCAGTTCAAACCTATGTATCAACAAGATATAAACGCTGCCCTCCTCGATTTGGAGGCTGCTGTATCAAGAATAAGTCTAACGACAGATTTAGCAGAATCAGTAAAAGATGCTGATCTTACTATCGAAGCAATCCCCGAAAATATTCAGATAAAGAAGGATTTTTATACTAAATTAGGGATTGTGGCACCGGCAAAAACTATTTTCTGCACCAACTCATCTACGTTGTTACCAAGCCAATTTGCTGCTGAAACAGGAAGACCGGAGCGATTTTTAGCACTGCACTTTGCAAATTATTTATGGAAGAACAATGTGGCTGAAATTATGAGCCATTCCGGTACAGATCCTGAGGTTTTTGAAAAAGTGGTACAATTTGCTAAAACGATTGGTATGTTAACAATACCAATCTATAAAGAACAACCGGGATATGTGATGAATTCCCTTCTGGTGCCTTGGTTAATAGCAGGACTAGATTTATACCGAAATGGTATTGCAGATGCATCCTCTATTGACAAGACCTGGATGAAAACCGTAGGAGCGGATCTGGGACCTATGGCTATGGCGGATCTTGTAGGAATGACCACCGCATATAATGTTTCTAAGTCCTATGCAGAATTGACTGGTGAGGAGATATGGAAAGAAAGACGAGATTTCTTGAAAGAAAACTTTATTGATCAAAACAAGCTCGGTATCTCTACTGGAGAAGGTTTCTACACGTATCCAAACCCAGCCTATCAAGCAGTTGATTTCCTAAAATAAAGTACACACTAAGATATTCATCGCTAAGATAAATTAAGTTTTAATCAAATAAACAATACTAAAAATGAAAGAATACATTTTAATTACCGGAGCATCATCCGGTATTGGTTACGAAATGGCAGACCAATTAGCAGAGAAAGCATATAACCTGATATTGGTTGCCCGTACAGAAAGTAAATTGCAACAAATGCAATCTGATTTAACAAAAAAATATGGTGTTTTGGTTCATTATTTTGCTGCGGATTTATCCAATGTAAATGCTGCAAAAGACTTGTATAAAAAGGTAAAAGATGAAAATTTGCTCGTTAGTCATCTCGTAAATAATGCAGGTGTCGGCAACTATGGTGAGTTTACTGAAACTTCATTGGAAGAAGAACTGAGTATGATTCAACTAAACATTTCCAGTTTGGTAGTATTAACCAAGCTCTTTTCACAAGATATGGTCAGCCGTAAATCTGGCAGAATTATGAACGTAGGCTCAGTACTTTCATTTTTACCATTCCCCTACTTTGCTGTTTATTCTGCGACGAAAGCATTTGTATTAGCATTTAGCGAAACACTTGCCGCCGAGTTGGAAGGGACAGGCGTAATCGTTAATTCTCTTTATCCTGGAACAACAGATACTGGCTTTACGACACCTGATATGCAATCTACGAATCTCCATAAAACCAAACCAATGCATCCAGAGATGGTTGCAGAGCAAGGTATAAAGCATCTCTTAGAAGGAAATGGAAAAAAAGTTGTCGGTTTTCAAAACTGGTTTAATTCTAAACTCCCCAATTTTGTTCCTGACAGTATTATGATGAAGATAAAGAAGGGTCTGGCGAGTCATAAATAAGTATAATTACCACTAAAGCAGTGTATTAAAAAATGAAAAGGAAAATCGCATTTGCATTGATAATGGGAGTTATAACGACGGGGATTATATCTTTTACTGTAATATCTGTTAACATTGGATTTAAACCCAATTTCTTAAAAATCTGGTCGAAGTCTTGGGGTCTTGCATACGTCGTGGCTCTCCCAACAATTTTAATAATTGCCCCACGCATTCAAAAGTTAGTCGATTATTTATTCGACAAACAAGATAGAGAAGTATCGAAAGACACATCTAAAAATCAGTAGTATTACCTCCAATGATATTGTTTCTTTCTATGTGAGAAATATCCTATCAGCGGATGATAATGATCAAAAATAATTAAGTTCAAATGATAAATCTTAAATAATGAAAACAACAAAATTTTTCATATTTGTTAGCTTAACGAGTATGTCATTATTACTTACCTCTTGTTACTCACATAAAAAAGTAGTTCAATCTAGTCTGCCTTATTCCGAAAAAATCAACTGGCCGGAAGGTTTTAAACCTGCAGAATCTGATTTTTTCATACACAACGAGATAGACATTAAAGCTTCTCCTCAAGTGGTTTGGGACATTTTCACCAATGCTGCCAAATGGCCGGAATGGTACAAAAAAGCTGAAGGTATCGAGCTGCTATTCACCTGACAGAAAGCTTAACCCAGCCAGTGTCTTTATTTGGAATCCGGCAGGGAAATTCACTTCAACCATCAAGGAGTTCAATGCTCCATACAATATCGCTTGGTTAGGCGAAACCGATAATAAAAATATGACCGTTTACAATGCGTGGATGATTATTCCAACCATAGAAGGCTGCAAGGTTGTTTCAAACGAATCCCAAAAGGGACCTAAAACAAAAATGGAGAAAATTTTTGCCCCTAATATGGTTCGTAAAAATATTAAGAATTGATTAATAAGTCTGAAAGAACTGTCAGAAAAACAATCAAATAATTAAAGCACAGGAGCTATCTCTTCGCACTTACTGTAAAGTAAACATCAAGAAGGTTAATAAAACAAGATCGAAAATAAATTACACTGCAATCTGTGTAGAAGGTGGAACCATAAAAGCAATTATCTAACAGTAAATTTCTAAATCAACTGAATGTTTGTTTTACCACGAATAAATAAACGGGATTTTAATTATAGGTTTCTTTATAAAATTTATCCATCCTGTTATTTTGTCAATGGCCAATGCCGAACCAGATATAAAACCGGCAGTTGTCAAAAAGCCGTTTTCTTTGAATGAAGATGCTAAAAACTTTGTACTTCAAAACGAAAAACTTTTTAAAACGCTCAAAAAAGCAGCAAATCGATACATTGGCGGAGAAACATTAGCTGAAACTATACTTTCAATTAAGAAATTGAACGAAAAAGACTATACTGTCACAACCGATTTTATGGGTGAGAGTATACGTAACGAAAGAGATGCAAATGATGTGACCGAAGAATTCATAAGATTTGCAAAATCTATTGCCACAGAAGGTATGAATAGTTCGATTTCTTTAGATCTATCTCATATTGGCTTATTAGTTTCAACGGAATTGACAATTAAAAATCTTAAATTGATTTGTGAAGCAACTGCAAAATCAAAACAAGAGGTGATCATAAGTATGGAAGGAACAGATAGAACCGACCAAATAATTGCTATTTACAAAGAGTCCTTGAAAGAGAATTCAAATTTAGGGATAACATTACAGGCGTATCTATACAGAACGAAAGATGACCTAAAAGACCTGATAAATTTGTCCGGTAGCATAAGACTGGTCAAAGGTGCTTATGAAGCGTCTAAGGATCTTTCAATTCCAAGAGGAGACGAGCTTGATGAAATTTATTTGCAATATGCAGAACAATTATTTGAAAACAACCATCATTGCGCAATTGCATCACACGACGACAAAATATATAGAGAAATCACAAAACTTATTGATAGGTATAAACCTACAAATTATTTCTTAGAGAGACTATTGGATATTCAAAATGAGGAATTAGAAATATATAAGAATAAGGGTTATAAATGCCGAATATATGTTGTTTACGGTAAGGAATGTTATTTGTACTTATGCAATCGTTGGGCTGAATATCCATTGAACGTATTTAGGGCATTGGCGGATATTGTAGAATAAAACCGATTAGTGAGCCTCCGAAGAAACGTAAAACACTAGGGAATAACCCTTTACAGTACCTTACTTTTTCCTATTAAAATGTTATTTAATTTTTTCTGAACATTTTGGTAGAGTGTATTTTGTTAGCGATTATTTTTATTTAATTGATAAGTATTTAATTCCTATAAATGCAGTTAAAGAATAATTAATCCTTTTTACTTTCTCTTCTTCCGTCCATTAAAAAAAACCGGCTATTTTATAAAATAGCCGGCTCTTAACCAGTTCTTTATATGATTAGTTGAATTATTCCCCCCTTTCTGTGTCTTTAGTAACCTCAGGAATGAAAACCAAATAGTCGTAACCTTTTATAATTCTTTCCAGCTTCAAGCCGTCTACTTTAAGCTTGTTTTTAGAAATTGCTTGTTTTAATGGTCTTAAATCATAAGCATACCAATTGTCATCTTTTACGACGGTTAAGAAAGATTTATATTGATCTAAATCAGCCAATGTTTTACCTTGTTGCTTTCCGATGAGCATAATGTGTAATGACTTCCGGTAATTTGCCTCTTCAATATTAGAAACCAAGTTGCCAATATCGAATACCTCCATTAAACTCTCTCCTTTGGGCAT harbors:
- a CDS encoding efflux RND transporter permease subunit, producing MKITNFSVKNYQFTLIIFVLVAVVGILTLFTMPRSEDPTTDPPQYLITVIYPGTSPKDMEEQVVKPIENKIYGLENIDKILTTVEDGVAAIQVKFKYGVDVDNKYQEISTEINALKNSELPKDIYLIKTEKISSSDVKILQVALVSNTVSGKTLRDKADQLKTQLEKITNLKEVKYAGIPEQEIRIDLQLDKLAQLKIPLNLVMGSLQSEAADIPGGSINLESKVFNVKTSGKFKNVEDVSNTVIYNANGKIVYLKDVAKVSYKDGTVNHITRLNGNRCILVTAAMKDNVNISKVKDEYTPILEAYNKTLPENIKMVKNFDQADMVSKRLGHLGFDFALAILLVVITLLPLGFRASIIVMISIPLSLALGLITMNLMGYSLNQLSIVGLVVALGLLVDDSIVVVENIERWLREGHSRKDAILKGTKQIGVAVVGCTATLVIAFLPLAFLPDIAGEFIRSLPMAVMTSVLASMIVALTLVPFLGSKILKTHTHGEGNFFLKNLQKFLSYSYKGIMPIALKWPKVTIGISIGLSVLAFFLFSLAGFKLFPTSEKPMFLVNIKMPLQADIPESDRVTKLIEKELKKEKEIVYYTANVGKGNPQIYYNVHQQDIKPDFAQIFVQMDEEASPDTKKELIKKLRNKFSDFPYARIEVKDFEQGTPIEANIVVRVFGENQDTLRSISFKVEELLRKHPGTFYINNELNVYKSDIKIKIDKEKARTLGVMTSDVDKVIRMAVAGLNVGDYIDDRGDSRNVVITLPREKFSNLNALKNLYVNNIQGIPVQIDQIATIGFEKSPTAINHFNKSRFVKVTSLTKDGVLANDILKDIVPQLDKMKLPAGYSYKLAGEKESEGDTLGGNFLSVIILSAFLFVAVLLLQFKTFKGIIIVLSIIPLGILGGVVLLLLTGNPMSLVSIIGFIGLSGIQVKNSLLLVDFTNQLRLEGHSIDEAINIAGETRFLPVVLTSITAICGLLPIALNPNPLIAPLAIVLIGGLISSTILSRIVTPVMYKLIPPQLDEKI
- a CDS encoding efflux RND transporter periplasmic adaptor subunit, translated to MKKIQSTFIALAFILSSCSEKHPDKNPMGQPDIISVKVSSLSSQEVPNSILATGLVSTEDQANYSFKIGGVISRIFVNEGQFFRRGQLLATLNTTEIAAGLAQADLNVAKAQRDYNRANNLYKDSVFSLEQLQNTRTSLEVAQKSKQATAFNERYTKIYAVSDGFVAKKIANEGEIISGGMPVFLTNSTQKNNSYLLKVGVTDREWAAIKMGQSAKVTLDGYPDYTFEATVFRKLQAADREIGSFQIELKLKLDQVIPAVGMFGKAEIKTEQTEKSIVVPYNALVEADGEQAFVFTPTGKNRVKKVPVSILKFDNQNVFLKEKPLGIDKIVISNSAYLNEQSIIKIIK
- a CDS encoding SDR family NAD(P)-dependent oxidoreductase; this translates as MKEYILITGASSGIGYEMADQLAEKAYNLILVARTESKLQQMQSDLTKKYGVLVHYFAADLSNVNAAKDLYKKVKDENLLVSHLVNNAGVGNYGEFTETSLEEELSMIQLNISSLVVLTKLFSQDMVSRKSGRIMNVGSVLSFLPFPYFAVYSATKAFVLAFSETLAAELEGTGVIVNSLYPGTTDTGFTTPDMQSTNLHKTKPMHPEMVAEQGIKHLLEGNGKKVVGFQNWFNSKLPNFVPDSIMMKIKKGLASHK
- a CDS encoding proline dehydrogenase family protein, whose protein sequence is MANAEPDIKPAVVKKPFSLNEDAKNFVLQNEKLFKTLKKAANRYIGGETLAETILSIKKLNEKDYTVTTDFMGESIRNERDANDVTEEFIRFAKSIATEGMNSSISLDLSHIGLLVSTELTIKNLKLICEATAKSKQEVIISMEGTDRTDQIIAIYKESLKENSNLGITLQAYLYRTKDDLKDLINLSGSIRLVKGAYEASKDLSIPRGDELDEIYLQYAEQLFENNHHCAIASHDDKIYREITKLIDRYKPTNYFLERLLDIQNEELEIYKNKGYKCRIYVVYGKECYLYLCNRWAEYPLNVFRALADIVE
- a CDS encoding 3-hydroxyacyl-CoA dehydrogenase, producing MKIKNVTVFGSGVLGAQIAFHTAYHGYNVTLFDISDELLKNAKLKFEQFKPMYQQDINAALLDLEAAVSRISLTTDLAESVKDADLTIEAIPENIQIKKDFYTKLGIVAPAKTIFCTNSSTLLPSQFAAETGRPERFLALHFANYLWKNNVAEIMSHSGTDPEVFEKVVQFAKTIGMLTIPIYKEQPGYVMNSLLVPWLIAGLDLYRNGIADASSIDKTWMKTVGADLGPMAMADLVGMTTAYNVSKSYAELTGEEIWKERRDFLKENFIDQNKLGISTGEGFYTYPNPAYQAVDFLK